The Aedes aegypti strain LVP_AGWG chromosome 3, AaegL5.0 Primary Assembly, whole genome shotgun sequence genome contains a region encoding:
- the LOC110678895 gene encoding zinc finger CCHC domain-containing protein 10, whose protein sequence is MHLGAIKLAQKQKEAKLAAAFPKGIRCQKCLEFGHWSYECKGKRKYVHRSSRTQVLKKNLNKLDNKNNSTATKPETTAKQRKNDTSSSNSSDSSSDSSSSSDSSGSSSDSDTSDSESSSSSSSSSSSSSDSDSDSSSSSDSDTKEEPKKRKKT, encoded by the exons ATGCATCTGGGAGCCATTAAATTGGCTCAaaaacaaaa GGAGGCCAAACTTGCGGCCGCCTTTCCTAAAGGAATCCGGTGTCAGAAATGCTTGGAGTTTGGCCATTGGAGCTATGAATGCAAAGGCAAACGGAAATACGTTCATCGCTCTTCGCGCACACAGGTACTGAAGAAAAATCTCAACAAACTGGATAACAAAAA CAATTCCACTGCAACCAAGCCAGAAACCACTGCAAAGCAACGAAAAAACGACACATCCTCATCCAACAGCTCGGACAGCTCAAGCGACAGCAGTTCCAGCTCGGATTCTTCCGGATCTTCGTCGGATTCGGACACGAGCGATAGCGAGAGCAGCTcaagcagtagcagcagcagcagcagttccAGTGATAGCGATTCGGATTCGTCTAGTTCGTCCGATTCGGACACCAAGGAGGAGCCGAAAAAGCGTAAGAAAACCTAA